The nucleotide sequence GGAAATGGAGGGAAAAAGGAGAAAACAGTGGAAAATAGGCCAGTCTGTCGCCGACAGCGCGGGCCCACACGCCTTTTCGCTTCGGCCGGCGCCCCCCGGGGGGCTGGGTTCGGCTCGGGTTCACCGGCTGTTATTTCAGCCTAAACCGGCGATAAATGAGGAGTTCGGgcacgactgggccgattttttaccGCCGACGCTAAAAAAGGCGCCCTGAGAGCATGTTCAGGGGCGAgagtggagatgctcttaataTATGCATCTGCCTGCACAGTGAAGCTGGAAATAAATATGTGTTAGTTTAATTCCTCCGTACTGAAAAATGAAGAAACATTAGAAGAATAATTCCAAAAACATACCCCTCATGGGAATCAAAAACCACCAGAAGTGGAGGGCATTCTCCTCTTTTCAACATGCTTCTGCAAAGTTCGAtggcttctttgtcctcttttgAAAGAACCTTGAAAGGCAACAAGTGTATCGTTAGGCACCAAGAGATCAAAAAATGCATTATACTGTTTAAAGTAAAAATTCGCTAACCTGCATACCACCTTGCTTCAGCTTTGCTTGATTGACAGATATAGGGGCCATACTGGACACAAAAGTCAGCTCATTACTGAACTCCATTTTCGAAGATGTCAATGCAGTGGCAGCAGAAGCCATCTGTTCAAGCCTTCGAACTCTATCTTCAGTGAGCACAAATGGCAGTAGCCTCCTCTTCTGCTTGTGCATATCAAGAGATCGCCTCCTTTGCCTCTTAGCATCTGTATACAAgtacttccttcgttcctaaat is from Triticum dicoccoides isolate Atlit2015 ecotype Zavitan unplaced genomic scaffold, WEW_v2.0 scaffold139177, whole genome shotgun sequence and encodes:
- the LOC119343749 gene encoding probable Histone-lysine N-methyltransferase ATXR5 is translated as IEFLPGFPLKQSKIMDFFQIEKGAEGGAVGLAKCTLSQDAKRQRRRSLDMHKQKRRLLPFVLTEDRVRRLEQMASAATALTSSKMEFSNELTFVSSMAPISVNQAKLKQGGMQVLSKEDKEAIELCRSMLKRGECPPLLVVFDSHEGFTVQADAYIKSISTLAPEHALRAPFLASA